The Arthrobacter oryzae DNA window CTGGCCTTGTGGAGTTTGATGCCTTAATCCTGGCCGGCGGCCGGTCATCCCGCCTGGGCGGCGTGCCCAAGTCCCAGTTGGTGTACGACGGCGCCACCCTCCTGTCGCGGTCGCTCGCGGCAGCCGCCGGGGCAACCGCCACAGTGGTGGTGGGACCCGATCCCGGTGTCCTGCCCTCCGGCGTCCTGACGTGCCGTGAAGAGCCTGCGTTCGCCGGCCCTGCCGCAGCTATTGCTGCCGGCCTGGCTGCCCTTGCCCATGCGCAGGGGCCGTATCGGGCAGGCATGACGTTGGTTCTGGCCTGTGACATGCCCAAAGTGGACCAGGCGGTGGCCGCCCTGCTGGCTGCCTTGGCCGCGGGATCCCCGGGGTCCGCGGGCTCCGAAGGAGTCATGTCCGTTTCGCCGGACGGCCGCCAGCAGCCGCTCGCGGGCTTTTATAGCACACATGCGCTACAACGGGCCGTCGAGGAAAAGGCCAGGAGCGGAGGGCTTGCGGGAGCATCAGTCTTCGCCCTCCTTGCTAGGCTTGACGTGCGGACTGTAACCGTCCCCGCCGGTGCCACGGACGACGTGGATACCTGGGGCGATGCCACCGCGTTAGGGGTGTCCCGCCAGGGGGCGTGAACCGCCGTCAGCATGCGCCGACGTCGGTGGACCGTGCGGTGGCACCGCAACTGAATTTTCGAGTTTGGAGGCAACAGTGAAGAGCCAGGAAGAAACGCTGGAAGACTGGTGCCGGGCGCTGCTGCAAGCATTCGAGTTGGAGGACGTCGAGGTGGACGTCAATGAAGTACTTGCGCTGGCCGGGGTGGCAGCCCACTCCGTGGTGCGCCCGGCGGCGCCGTTGACCACCTTTATCGCCGGCTTCGCGGCGGGCATGGCCACGGGCTCGGGCCAGGCCCCGGACACGGTCTCCATGCAGGCTGCCCTGGGCACGGCACGGGCGCTGGCGATGGACTATGCGGAAGTGGACACGGCAGCGGCGACGCAGCATTCGCCATCCGGGTCGGAATCAGCCGTGTCCGGGCCGGCGGCCGACCCGGCAGCAGTGCCACCCGCCACAAGCAGGAACACCGGCGCATGACGGCTGCGCCGCCGGGCGGCGCCGACGCCGCCAGCGACGTCCTTGAAGAAGGGGATCCTGCCGGCGGCCCAGACTCCGCCGACGCAGCCGACGCAGCCGACTCCCAGGCTCCCGCTTCGCAAGGGGGCGAATCCCAGGCGGCGGGATCCCGCGGGGTCGGGCACACCCACGCGGCGCACACCTGGCAGGAGGCCCGGCAGGCGTCGTTCGACTGCGCCACACCCATCCCGCCGGGACCGGTGCCGCTCAGGAGTGCGCTGGGCAGGACGCTCGCCGCGGATATCACGGCGCTCCAGGATATGCCGCACTATGCTTCATCAGCCATGGACGGCTGGGCGGTCAACGGGACGGGGCCGTGGATCCTGGCAGAGCCCGGCCACCGGCTGGCGCCGCACCAGGCCAGCCCCATCGTCACGGGCGGCCTCATTCCCCCCGGCGCCAAGGCTGTGCTCCGCAGCGAAAGCGGCATGATCACAACGGATGACGAAGGGCTCCCGGTCCTGGCCCTTGGCGGCTCGGCGCGGCCCGGCGAACCGAAGAACGGCCAGCACATCCGGAAAGCCGGGGAGGAAGCAGCCGCCGGAGACGTCCTGGTCAAAAGCGGTGCGGTCCTCAATCCGGCCCACGTAGCCCTCGCTGCGCTCGCCGGGTACGACTCCCTGCAGGTCCAGGGCAAGCCCGTGGTGAGGATCCTGCTCACAGGCTCCGAAGTGGTCGCTGCAGGCCTTCCCTCGCCCGGCAAGGTGCGCGACACCTTCGGCCCGCAACTGGGGGCAGTGGTCGGGATGCTCGGCGGCATCTTCGCCGGGCAGGAAAAAATCGGCGACAACTACGACGAATGGCTTGCTGCCTTGGAAGACATCGGTCCCGAGGACATCGGACCGCAAGCCGGTCCGGGCGTGCAGGCTGGCCAGGCCCCGGAAACCGGTTCCGTTCCATCGCTGGGAGCGCCGGTGCCGGGCGCGGAGGAGGTGCCTGCCGACGTCGTCATCACCACCGGCGGAACCGGCCAGTCCGGGACCGACCACCTCCGCCGTGCCGTTGCGGAACTGGGCGGCCGCCTGCTGATCGACGGCATCGCCATGCGTCCGGGGCATCCGGCGGTCCTCGCGGAACTGCCGGACGGCCGCTTCATCCTGGGCCTGCCCGGCAATCCCCTCGCCGCGATGATGGCGCTCTGCACGGTGGGGGCGCCGCTCCTGGCCGCCCTGGGCCACGGCACCCTGCCGCCGGTCAGCGAAGTGCCCTGCGGAACCATGATCGACGCTGAACCGGGACGGACCCGGCTTATGCCCTTCAGGCTGCTGTACGGCATGGCATCGCCGGCCCGGCACGCCGGACCAGGGATGATGCGCGGCCTCGCGGCTGCCGACGGCGTCCTTGTGGTTCCGCCGCACGGCGTTCAGCTGGGGGAGCCGGTACCGGCCTTCGCCCTGCCCTGGGGCGCGCCGATCCAGACGGCGGATCCCGCTGCGGCCAAAGCGAAGGCGGCCGCCCGCAAAGCACCCCGCAAGCCCGCAGCGGCGGACGGTCCGGTGGACTGGAGCGCCCTGCTGGGCTGAAACGTCCCCGGCTGGTGAAGCCGGTCCGGGCTTGCAATGATGGTCGTAACTGCACTGTTAAGGAGCGCATCGTGGCCCGCATGACGCAACGCCGCAAGATCCACAAGTTCGTCCTGGACGGCTCACCCCAGTCCCGCGCATTCCCTGTGCGGCACCGGGAGGATGTTCTGGCTGTGGAAGAGCCGCTCGAGATACGGCTGGGCTCCCTCCCGTTTACTGTCACCATGCGGACGCCCGGCGATGACTTTGACCTCGTGGCCGGATTCCTGGTCTCCGAGGGCATCATCTGGGACCCCGATCAGCTCATCTCCCTGCGCTTCTGTGCAGGTGAGGATGAGAACGGCGTGCAGACCTTTAACGTGGTGGAGGCCCAACTGCGGCCGGACGTGGTCCTTCCTGAGCGGGGGCGCAACATCTTTACCTCAAGCTCGTGCGGCATCTGCGGCACCGATTCGATCGATGCCGTCCGCAAGTCGTCGCATTTCAGCCCGGCGGGGGATCCGCTGACCGTGCCGGTTGAGACGCTGTCAGGGCTCCCGGACCAGCTTCGTGCCGCGCAGGCTGTCTTCGACACCACCGGCGGTGTCCATGCAGCGGGCCTCTTCCGGATCACCGACGACGGCGGCGCTGAGCTGCTGTGCCTCCGCGAGGACGTGGGACGCCACAACGCCGTGGACAAGGTGGTGGGCTGGGCGCTGCGCGAGCGGCTGCTGCCCCTGGCCGGCACGGTGCTGCAGGTCTCCGGGCGCGCCTCTTTCGAACTGGTCCAGAAGGCGGCACTCGCCGGTATTCCGGTGCTTGCGGCGGTCAGTGCGCCGTCCAGCCTGGCTGTTGAACTTGCCGACGCCAGCGGCATGACCCTGGCGGGCTTCAGCCGGGGAGCGACCCTCAACGTCTATGCCGGACAGCACCGCATCACGGCTCCCGCACCCGTGCCCGGATAGGGAAAAACGCTTGGCTTATGCGGCCCGGCACAGTAGATTTTATCCATCGAATGGACGCGCCGATCCGCTCCTTCAGCTGAGTCCAAGGGCTAGCGCATAAGCTGAAGCCAACGCCCGGCAAACCCGCGAATCAGCTGTAGGATTCCAAACCACAGGCATTAAAGAGGACCACATTGCACGACGACCGCCGCATCACGGAAGTCCGTCTTGACCGCTTCATGCGCGAACGCGTGGACCCCGCGGTGTATGCCCGCAGCGTCCCGCTGAACCTGAGCAGCTGGGATGTTCCGGACGAGCCCGTTTCCGTCCTGGAAGCCCTGCGCCACGACTTCGTCCCGCTGGAACACGGATCGGCGTGGGGGCGTCCCTGGAGCACCAAATGGCTGAGGCTGCAGGGGGAGGTTCCCGATTCATGGGGTACCGCTCCGGATACCGCAGTCGAGATCGTGGTGGACCTCGGGTTCACCCGCGAGCTCCCGGGCTTCCAGTGCGAGGGAACGGCGTGGCGGCCGGACGGGACCATTATCAAGGCCATCTCGCCGCGGAACCAGTACATACCGTTGAAGCTTCTCGGCAGCGGGATTGCAGTGGACTTCTACGTCGAGGCTGCCGCGAACCCGGACGTTGCGCAGGGGTGGACTTTCGCGGCCATGCCCTATGGCGACAAGTCAACGGCGGGGAACGACCCCAAGTACCGGCTGGGCAGCATCGCCATCGCCGAACTCAACCAGACCGTCTGGGAACTGCAGCAGGATGTCTGGACCCTTAGCGGGCTCATGCACGAGCTGCCGATGGAAATGCCGCGACGCCACGAGATCCTCCGCGCCTTGGAACGGATGCTGGATGTCATGGATCCGGACGACGTACCCGGCACCGCGGCGGCCGGGCGTGCAGCCCTGGCCGAAGTACTGTCGCGCCCGGCGTACGCCTCGGCCCATCAGCTGGTGGCAACGGGTCACGCGCATATCGATTCCGCCTGGCTGTGGCCGGTCCGGGAAACCATCCGCAAGTGCGCCCGCACGTTCTCCAACGTAGTGGCACTGATGGATGAGTCTCCCGACTTCGTTTTCTCGTGTTCATCCGCGCAGCAGTTCGCCTGGATGAAGGAGTTCTATCCGGAATTGTTCGGCCGCATCCGCGAAAAGGTCAAGGCCGGCCAGTTCGTGCCGGTCGGCGGTATGTGGGTGGAATCAGACACGAACATGCCTGGCGCCGAGGCGATGGCCCGGCAGTTTATCGAAGGCAAGCAATTCTTCCTGGACGAGTTTGGCGTGGAGTGCCGCGAGGCCTGGCTGCCTGATTCCTTCGGCTACTCCGCAGCGCTGCCGCAGATCGTCAAGGCGGCCGGCAGCAAGTGGTTCCTGACCCAGAAGATCTCCTGGAACCAGGTCAACAGGATGCCGCACCACACCTTCAACTGGGAAGGGATCGACGGCACGCGCCTATTCACGCATTTTCCCCCCGTTGACACGTACAACTCCGAGCTCAGCGGGCGGGAACTCGCGCACGCGGAGCGCAACTACCGGGACCACGGCCGTGGCACGGTTTCGCTGGTCCCCTTTGGCTACGGCGACGGCGGCGGCGGACCCACCCGGGAGATGATCGCCGCGGCCCACCGCACCGCCGACCTCGAAGGGTCGCCCAGGGTCCGGATCGGGACCGCCGCGAACTTCTTCGCCCGGGCGCAGGCCGAATACTCCCCGCTGCCGGTGTGGGTGGGCGAGATGTACTTGGAACTGCACCGCGGCACGTACACCAGCCAAGCCAAGACCAAACGGGGCAACCGGCGCAGCGAGCACCTGCTCCGGGAAGCCGAACTCTGGTGCGCCACAGCATCCGTCCGGACCGCGGGCGCGTTCGACTACCCGGCGGCCGAGCTGAAGCGACTGTGGCAACTGGTCCTGCTGCAGCAGTTCCACGACATCCTGCCCGGCAGTTCCATCGCCTGGGTCCACCAGGATGCCGAGCGGAATTATGCAGCCGTCGCGGACGCACTGGAGGCCATCATTGCCGGCGCTGCGAACGCCGCCCTCGGTGAAGGAAACCGCGAATTCCTGCTCAACGCCGCACCGCACGAACGCAGCGGCGTGCCTGCACTGGCGGCTGCCGAACCGGTCCGGAGCGACCACCCCGTGACGGTCACCGAATCCGACGGCGGGTACGTCCTCGACAACGGCGTGATCCGGGCCGTGCTGGATTCCACCGGACTCCTGACGTCCCTGGTGGACCACGCCAGCGGCCGCGAAGCTATTGCCCCCGGCCAGTTCGGGAACCATTTGGAACTCCATCGTGATACGCCCAATGAGTGGGATGCGTGGGATATCGACGAGTTCTACCGGCGCAACGTGACCTCCCTGACCGAAGCACATTCGGTGACCCTCGAGCGGGGCGGCTGGGACGCCGTCGTCGTGGTGGAACGGCTGGTCGGATCGTCCGCGATCACCCAGCGGATTTCGCTGGAAGCAGGTTCCGGCTCGCTGGGGATCCTGACCTCCGTGGACTGGCAGGAACGCGAAAAGCTGCTCAAAATCGGTTTCCCGCTGGATCTGCGCGCGGACCGTTCAGCGTCCGAGACCCAGTTCGGGCACGTCTTCCGGCCCACCCACACCAACACATCCTGGGAGGCCGCCAAGTTCGAAATCTGCGCCCACCGCTGGATCCATGTCGCGGAGCCGGGTTACGGCGTGGCTGTCTCCAATGCCTCCAGTTATGGTCACGATGTCACCCGGACGGTGAGGGACGACGGCGGCACAACGACTACCGTGCGTACGTCGCTGCTGCGCGCCCCCAAGTACCCTGATCCCGGTGCCGACCGCGGCCGGCACGATCTGTTGGTGACCATCAGGCCCGGTGCGGCCATTGCCGACGCCGTGGAAGAGGGCTACCGGACTAACCTGGCCCCGCGCATGGTGAAGGGGGCACATCCCGTCAGCCCGCTGTTCACGGTGTTCAACCAGGGAATCGTGGTGGAGGCGGTGAAGCTGGCGGAGGACGGGTCCGGGGACGTCATTGTCCGTCTCTACGAATCCCTGGGGGAGCGGTCCGAAGGGATGGTGACCGCCAACTTTGATACCACGGACGTGCAGGCAGTGGACCTGCTGGAGCGCCCCGCTGAGGCGCACGGCGTTGTGACCGGACGGGATTCCGCCAAGCTGGCGCTTCGGCCGTTCCAGCTGGTCACCCTCCGCTTTAGCCGCTGACGCGGCCATTAAGTGCAGTGAGGGCCTTAACAGGCTGAGTGGTGGCGGTCCCCAACGGCCCGCCACCACTCATCCCCCCAATAGCGCTCAGTGGGGGCCCGGCGCCCACGGATTGTGCCCGCTAGCGAGCCCAGCCTGCACCACTTTCACACATTCATGATTCTCTCATGTTCTAATGATTTTGTGAAAGCGCTCAGCCTACTTTGCAGTAGATGACCTGCGCGTCGCTGGCGCGGCAGCCCGGACGCGGCCACACCAAAAGGCGGCAAGGCCGAGGACGAAGCACAGGGCGGCCCCGTAATTGATGAAGAACCGCAGCGAATGCAGCTGTGGCGGGAAGAAGGGAAAGAGCAGGCTGCCGGCAAGGCAGACACCGCCGACGGCAAGCAAGAACGCGCCCACCCGGACCAGGGCCGGCAACCGGCTGGCCACGGCCCTGGCCAGGGCCGGGAGCAGCACAACTGAGACGTACGCCGGGTAAGCGCGGCCCGCGGCGCCATAGTATTCCACGAGCACGGCATCCCGGGGGCTGCGCTGGGAGATGGCAACCATCCCCGCCGAGGAGCCGGACGTATCCATCATGAGGAAAACAACCACCGTGAAGGCCGAGACCAGGCCGAACACCAGCAGTCCCGGCAGCCCCAGCAGCATGCTGCGGGACTTCTGAGCGCCGAACGCCCTGAGGCTGCGCAGCCCGATGAAGAAGATGACGCCGAAGAGGACAAACCGGAGTACCAGGTTGGCGATGTTGTTGCTGCCGAGAAGGCCGTCGATGGCCACGTACGGTCCGTCAATGCTGAGCAGGATCGCCAGCGTGGCCAGCACGAAAATATAGAAGAGCGACCGGTTCTCACCCCTGATGGCACTGGGAATTCGCGCCACCGCGGCGGCGCAGCAGACGGCCAGGGTGGCCCATTGCAGGATCTCGATCATCCGAGGTTCTCCCAGATCGTTTTGGTTTGTTCGTGGTCTTGTTCCTGGCGCTTGAGGGTCTTCCCCAGCGCCTGCAGCCTCTCGCCGGCCAGGGCGGCGAGCTCGCCGTCGGACATGGCGTCCAGCGCAGCCTGCCGCGCACCGGGTGGCCAGCCTGCTTCGGATTCGGTGATCATGCCGGTGGCCACCAGCCCGCCTGTCAGGCCGACTCCGGCGGCCCTTGACGTTGCGAGGGCCAGTTCGGGGGTCAGCCGGTTGGCTGTCAGCTGCGCGGAGTAATTCTGCGGGGCGATGCCCGTGGAACTGGAAACCCGGTGCCGGAGTTCACCGTCGTCGATCGCGTCCACCCAGTTCTTGACGGATGTTGCATGCGGGGCCGGGGTGAGCGGCGGTGGCCGGTCGGTTTCGCTGCCGGCTGCAGCGGACCGCGAAATGACCGCCTTCAGTAAATCCATGGTGGCAATCTGGCTGACGAGTTCCGCGGCAGTGGGAAGCGCGGGGCTTCCGGCGAGCTCGCTGTAGTTGTCGAAGGTAGCCAGCGCCGCCACGGGATTGATGTTGAAGGCCCGGCTGATGCTGACAACCGTGCTCTCGGCCACCTTCCCGCGCACCAACTGCTGGGCCAGGGTGGTCCGCTTGACCCCGGAGATTCTGCAGATGTCAGCGGTGCTCGCCTGGGGCGCTATTCCGTGAAGCCAGCGTTGGAACGCCTTGGCGGGGAGTGGCATTAATGGCTTCCTGCAGGGTGGGGCGGGGCTGGTCTCATTGGCCGATTTTACGGCGGGGGGTATATGAACTATGCTAAATGGTCGAACCCGTTGGTCCGTACACCCCCCAAGTCCGGACCAGCGGGTTCTTCCATGCCCGGCGGGATTCCAGGCCGTTTTGGGCCGCAGTGAGAGGATGGACTAATGACTGCAACCCTTGTTGCCAAAGACCTTTCCGGCGGTCACGACCACCGAACACTCTTCTCAAAACTCTCCCTCACTGTGGCGCCCGGCGACGTTGTGGGCGTTGTGGGCGCGAACGGTGCCGGCAAGTCCACCCTGCTCCGGCTGCTGGCCGGTGTGGACCAGCCCCTGTCCGGCTCGGTGAGCCTTGCCCCGTCAGATGCCTTCGTGGGCTGGCTGCCCCAGGAACATGAACGCGTTGCCGGCGAAACCGTGGCGGAGTACGTGGCGCGCCGGACCGGCTGTGCCCAGGCAACCTCGGACATGGAGTCCACGGCCGAAGCTCTGGGTTCGGGCGCCCCCGGCTCGGATGATGCCTACTCCCTGGCGTTCGACCGCTGGATGGCCTCCGGCGCAGCGGACCTTGACGAGCGGATTGCACCGGTCCTTGCCGACCTCGGACTCGACGTGGGGCCGGACGCGCTCATGACCGGCCTCTCCGGCGGACAGGCCGCCCGGGTGGCTCTGGCCGCGCTGCTGCTGAGCCGCTTCGACGTGGTCCTGCTCGATGAGCCCACCAACGACCTTGACCTCAACGGGCTGGCCAAGCTGGAAGCATTCGTGCAGGGCCTCCGCGGCGGCGTAGTCCTGGTCTCCCACGACCGCGAATTCCTGGCACGCTGTGTCACCACCATCGTTGAACTGGACCTGGCCCAGAATTCCGTGGCGGTTTACGACGGCGGCTACGAGGCGTTCCTGGAGGAACGCGCCGTGGCGCGCCGCCATGCCCGGGAGCGCTACGAAGAGTTTGCCTCCACCAAGGCGGACCTCGTCTCCCGTGCCCGGACCCAGCGTGAGTGGAGCTCCCAGGGCGTCCGCAACGCCATGAAGAAGAGCCCGGACAATGACAAGATCCGCCGTGCGGCCTCCACCGAATCCTCGGAGAAGCAGGCCCAGAAGGTGCGTCAGATGGAGTCCAGGATTGCCCGGCTCGACGAGGTCGAGGAACCCCGCAAGGAATGGCAGCTGCAGTTCAGTATCGGCCAGGCGCCGCGCTCCAGTGCGGTGGTGGCAACGCTGC harbors:
- the mobA gene encoding molybdenum cofactor guanylyltransferase, translated to MEFDALILAGGRSSRLGGVPKSQLVYDGATLLSRSLAAAAGATATVVVGPDPGVLPSGVLTCREEPAFAGPAAAIAAGLAALAHAQGPYRAGMTLVLACDMPKVDQAVAALLAALAAGSPGSAGSEGVMSVSPDGRQQPLAGFYSTHALQRAVEEKARSGGLAGASVFALLARLDVRTVTVPAGATDDVDTWGDATALGVSRQGA
- a CDS encoding DUF6457 domain-containing protein, which codes for MKSQEETLEDWCRALLQAFELEDVEVDVNEVLALAGVAAHSVVRPAAPLTTFIAGFAAGMATGSGQAPDTVSMQAALGTARALAMDYAEVDTAAATQHSPSGSESAVSGPAADPAAVPPATSRNTGA
- a CDS encoding molybdopterin molybdotransferase MoeA, which codes for MTAAPPGGADAASDVLEEGDPAGGPDSADAADAADSQAPASQGGESQAAGSRGVGHTHAAHTWQEARQASFDCATPIPPGPVPLRSALGRTLAADITALQDMPHYASSAMDGWAVNGTGPWILAEPGHRLAPHQASPIVTGGLIPPGAKAVLRSESGMITTDDEGLPVLALGGSARPGEPKNGQHIRKAGEEAAAGDVLVKSGAVLNPAHVALAALAGYDSLQVQGKPVVRILLTGSEVVAAGLPSPGKVRDTFGPQLGAVVGMLGGIFAGQEKIGDNYDEWLAALEDIGPEDIGPQAGPGVQAGQAPETGSVPSLGAPVPGAEEVPADVVITTGGTGQSGTDHLRRAVAELGGRLLIDGIAMRPGHPAVLAELPDGRFILGLPGNPLAAMMALCTVGAPLLAALGHGTLPPVSEVPCGTMIDAEPGRTRLMPFRLLYGMASPARHAGPGMMRGLAAADGVLVVPPHGVQLGEPVPAFALPWGAPIQTADPAAAKAKAAARKAPRKPAAADGPVDWSALLG
- the fdhD gene encoding formate dehydrogenase accessory sulfurtransferase FdhD codes for the protein MARMTQRRKIHKFVLDGSPQSRAFPVRHREDVLAVEEPLEIRLGSLPFTVTMRTPGDDFDLVAGFLVSEGIIWDPDQLISLRFCAGEDENGVQTFNVVEAQLRPDVVLPERGRNIFTSSSCGICGTDSIDAVRKSSHFSPAGDPLTVPVETLSGLPDQLRAAQAVFDTTGGVHAAGLFRITDDGGAELLCLREDVGRHNAVDKVVGWALRERLLPLAGTVLQVSGRASFELVQKAALAGIPVLAAVSAPSSLAVELADASGMTLAGFSRGATLNVYAGQHRITAPAPVPG
- a CDS encoding alpha-mannosidase, which produces MHDDRRITEVRLDRFMRERVDPAVYARSVPLNLSSWDVPDEPVSVLEALRHDFVPLEHGSAWGRPWSTKWLRLQGEVPDSWGTAPDTAVEIVVDLGFTRELPGFQCEGTAWRPDGTIIKAISPRNQYIPLKLLGSGIAVDFYVEAAANPDVAQGWTFAAMPYGDKSTAGNDPKYRLGSIAIAELNQTVWELQQDVWTLSGLMHELPMEMPRRHEILRALERMLDVMDPDDVPGTAAAGRAALAEVLSRPAYASAHQLVATGHAHIDSAWLWPVRETIRKCARTFSNVVALMDESPDFVFSCSSAQQFAWMKEFYPELFGRIREKVKAGQFVPVGGMWVESDTNMPGAEAMARQFIEGKQFFLDEFGVECREAWLPDSFGYSAALPQIVKAAGSKWFLTQKISWNQVNRMPHHTFNWEGIDGTRLFTHFPPVDTYNSELSGRELAHAERNYRDHGRGTVSLVPFGYGDGGGGPTREMIAAAHRTADLEGSPRVRIGTAANFFARAQAEYSPLPVWVGEMYLELHRGTYTSQAKTKRGNRRSEHLLREAELWCATASVRTAGAFDYPAAELKRLWQLVLLQQFHDILPGSSIAWVHQDAERNYAAVADALEAIIAGAANAALGEGNREFLLNAAPHERSGVPALAAAEPVRSDHPVTVTESDGGYVLDNGVIRAVLDSTGLLTSLVDHASGREAIAPGQFGNHLELHRDTPNEWDAWDIDEFYRRNVTSLTEAHSVTLERGGWDAVVVVERLVGSSAITQRISLEAGSGSLGILTSVDWQEREKLLKIGFPLDLRADRSASETQFGHVFRPTHTNTSWEAAKFEICAHRWIHVAEPGYGVAVSNASSYGHDVTRTVRDDGGTTTTVRTSLLRAPKYPDPGADRGRHDLLVTIRPGAAIADAVEEGYRTNLAPRMVKGAHPVSPLFTVFNQGIVVEAVKLAEDGSGDVIVRLYESLGERSEGMVTANFDTTDVQAVDLLERPAEAHGVVTGRDSAKLALRPFQLVTLRFSR
- a CDS encoding ABC-F family ATP-binding cassette domain-containing protein — encoded protein: MTATLVAKDLSGGHDHRTLFSKLSLTVAPGDVVGVVGANGAGKSTLLRLLAGVDQPLSGSVSLAPSDAFVGWLPQEHERVAGETVAEYVARRTGCAQATSDMESTAEALGSGAPGSDDAYSLAFDRWMASGAADLDERIAPVLADLGLDVGPDALMTGLSGGQAARVALAALLLSRFDVVLLDEPTNDLDLNGLAKLEAFVQGLRGGVVLVSHDREFLARCVTTIVELDLAQNSVAVYDGGYEAFLEERAVARRHARERYEEFASTKADLVSRARTQREWSSQGVRNAMKKSPDNDKIRRAASTESSEKQAQKVRQMESRIARLDEVEEPRKEWQLQFSIGQAPRSSAVVATLRDAVVRQGDFTLGPVNLQLNAGERIGITGPNGAGKSTLLRLLLGIRQPDSGNAAMGASVAIGEIDQARGLLAGHLKLGDAVESVLTELTPAEVRTLLAKFGLKADHTSRPVDSLSPGERTRAALALLQARGVNLLVLDEPTNHLDLPAIEQLEEALESYDGALLLVTHDRRLLENVRLDVRWNVEDGVVTEQFAGAATSPGAADRATKGQSR